The Congregibacter litoralis KT71 genome contains a region encoding:
- the tyrS gene encoding tyrosine--tRNA ligase yields the protein MTTMTSALLRELQQRELIFQIAGEDNLPGWLDGGTRSLYCGFDPTADSLHIGSLVPLLMLRRFQLAGHRPIALVGGATGLIGDPSFKAQERQLNTPDIVEAWVEKLSQQVSRFVDFDAGPQSAVVVNNLQWTRNLDVLTFLRDVGKHFSINAMIQKESVKQRIEREGSGISFTEFAYMILQSYDFAELYQRYDCGLQLGGSDQWGNITGGIDLTRRLHGGQVYGLTMPLITKSDGSKFGKTESGTIWLDAARTSPYSFYQFWLSVADDDVYRFLRYFTFLPVIDIAEIERSDAQRSGRPEAQRILAEEVTRLVHGEEGVAAAKRITESLFSGELGGLSEQDLEQLMLDGLPSSVIKEGELPETLTQLLTEAGLAASGKQIKDALQRSAVIVNGQSLAMADNAAVGEVFGREQALFGRFHLVRVGKKKYHLFARN from the coding sequence GTGACAACCATGACAAGTGCACTGCTACGAGAGCTACAGCAACGGGAGCTGATTTTCCAGATCGCGGGCGAGGACAATTTGCCCGGGTGGCTGGACGGGGGTACGCGCTCCTTATACTGCGGTTTCGATCCCACCGCGGACAGCCTCCACATCGGATCCCTGGTGCCCCTGCTGATGCTGCGGCGCTTTCAGCTCGCGGGGCACCGGCCCATTGCGCTGGTGGGCGGCGCCACGGGCCTCATTGGCGACCCCAGCTTCAAAGCCCAGGAGCGCCAGCTGAATACCCCCGACATCGTAGAGGCTTGGGTGGAGAAGCTGTCGCAGCAGGTGTCCCGGTTTGTGGATTTTGACGCGGGCCCCCAAAGCGCCGTGGTGGTGAATAACCTCCAATGGACGCGGAATCTGGATGTGCTCACGTTTTTGCGGGACGTCGGCAAGCATTTTTCGATCAATGCCATGATTCAGAAGGAGTCGGTGAAGCAGCGTATTGAGCGGGAAGGCAGTGGCATCAGCTTTACCGAGTTCGCCTACATGATTCTCCAGTCCTATGACTTCGCCGAGCTATATCAGCGCTACGATTGCGGCCTGCAGCTCGGGGGTTCCGATCAATGGGGCAATATCACCGGCGGTATCGATCTGACGCGACGGCTCCACGGCGGCCAGGTCTATGGCTTGACTATGCCCTTGATCACCAAGTCTGATGGCAGCAAGTTTGGTAAAACCGAGTCCGGCACCATCTGGCTGGATGCAGCGCGGACGTCACCCTACAGCTTTTATCAGTTCTGGTTATCCGTGGCCGACGACGACGTCTACCGCTTCCTCCGCTATTTTACGTTTTTACCGGTAATTGATATCGCCGAGATTGAGCGCAGCGATGCGCAGCGCAGTGGCCGGCCCGAGGCGCAGCGCATCCTGGCGGAAGAAGTGACAAGGCTGGTTCACGGGGAAGAGGGCGTGGCAGCCGCTAAAAGGATCACGGAAAGTCTGTTCAGCGGCGAGCTCGGAGGCCTTTCGGAGCAGGACCTGGAGCAGCTGATGCTGGATGGCTTGCCTTCAAGTGTCATTAAGGAAGGTGAGTTACCCGAAACCCTGACTCAGCTGTTGACGGAAGCCGGTCTCGCAGCCTCAGGCAAGCAGATAAAGGATGCCCTGCAGCGCTCGGCGGTGATTGTAAACGGCCAGTCCCTTGCCATGGCGGATAATGCCGCGGTTGGAGAGGTGTTCGGGCGGGAGCAGGCGCTCTTCGGGCGCTTCCATCTGGTTCGCGTAGGTAAAAAGAAGTACCACCTGTTCGCCCGAAACTGA
- a CDS encoding peptidoglycan DD-metalloendopeptidase family protein codes for MITHRKTPRGATPIADRQGISHHHILAVAGLSVLVALAAIITPSGDVNATRSVAETGLTSDSASLPEQDVAPILEAAEAVATVDKLTEAPTPPASQPWEEFIVRSGDNLSLLFKRAGFSTADVYQIVHTAPQGRDLERIYPGQSLAFLRDESGGLSAVRHTINGLQSVVYRRMDGGFSSERKVREPEQRLNWATVEIESSMFLAGKEAGLSSNLIMEAAIILSGVIDFVMDPRKGDTMEILYEELYLDGEKYEDGKVVAASYTNRGERFDAYRYIDSNGMTSYYNEEGVSMRKAFLMAPVDFTRISSGFNPRRRHPIYKTVRPHNGTDYAAPRGTPVFSAGDGRVIEAGYTRANGNYVFIQHGDRYTTKYLHLNKRKVKRGQRVVQSQVIGTVGSTGAATGPHLHYEFLVGGVHRNPRTIHKSLPKAKSLPKEEMPRFRVAIAEASTRLAQLREERRLAKATVSDDIGAP; via the coding sequence ATGATCACCCATAGAAAAACACCCCGCGGAGCGACTCCCATCGCTGACCGCCAAGGCATCTCTCACCATCACATTCTTGCGGTGGCGGGACTTTCGGTATTGGTCGCCCTCGCTGCGATCATAACCCCGTCGGGCGATGTAAACGCCACGCGGAGTGTCGCCGAGACCGGCCTGACAAGTGACTCCGCATCCCTGCCCGAACAGGACGTCGCACCGATTCTTGAGGCGGCGGAAGCGGTCGCCACCGTCGACAAGCTGACGGAGGCGCCCACGCCTCCCGCTTCTCAGCCCTGGGAAGAGTTTATTGTGCGCAGTGGCGACAATCTGTCATTGCTCTTCAAACGAGCAGGTTTCAGCACCGCAGACGTCTATCAGATTGTGCACACGGCGCCCCAGGGTCGTGATCTTGAGCGCATCTACCCGGGACAAAGCCTGGCCTTTTTGCGAGACGAGAGCGGCGGACTGTCGGCGGTGCGTCACACCATCAACGGGCTTCAGTCCGTGGTTTATCGGCGCATGGATGGCGGCTTTTCCTCCGAGCGCAAGGTGAGAGAGCCGGAGCAGCGCTTGAACTGGGCCACGGTGGAAATCGAGTCGTCCATGTTCCTTGCGGGCAAGGAAGCCGGGCTGTCCAGCAATCTTATTATGGAAGCTGCCATCATCCTGAGCGGCGTGATTGATTTCGTCATGGACCCTCGCAAGGGCGACACCATGGAGATCCTTTATGAGGAGCTCTACCTGGATGGTGAAAAGTATGAAGACGGCAAGGTCGTTGCCGCCTCTTATACCAACCGCGGCGAACGCTTTGACGCCTACCGCTACATCGACAGCAACGGCATGACCAGCTACTACAACGAGGAGGGCGTGAGCATGCGAAAGGCCTTCCTCATGGCCCCAGTAGACTTCACTCGCATCAGCTCGGGCTTTAATCCGCGACGTCGCCACCCTATTTACAAAACCGTGAGACCCCATAACGGTACGGATTACGCCGCCCCCCGGGGCACGCCGGTCTTCTCTGCCGGTGATGGCCGGGTTATCGAGGCGGGCTACACGCGGGCAAACGGCAACTACGTCTTCATCCAGCATGGCGACCGCTACACCACCAAGTATCTGCACCTGAACAAGCGCAAGGTGAAGCGCGGTCAGCGGGTTGTACAAAGCCAGGTCATCGGCACCGTGGGTTCTACGGGCGCGGCGACGGGCCCTCACCTACATTACGAATTTCTTGTCGGCGGCGTGCATCGCAACCCCCGCACCATTCATAAGAGCCTGCCCAAGGCCAAATCACTTCCCAAAGAAGAAATGCCGCGTTTCCGCGTTGCCATTGCCGAGGCTTCAACGCGTCTGGCACAGCTGAGAGAAGAAAGGCGCCTCGCCAAGGCCACGGTCAGCGACGATATCGGCGCACCCTGA
- a CDS encoding anhydro-N-acetylmuramic acid kinase, with product MTSEGLFVGLMSGTSMDGIDAALVEITDGQTQLKAVYSQPYDPALRARLAALASGDSESVDHLATLDRAVGLAFAQASEKLLQKAKQAASDITAIGSHGQTIRHRPFGPLAERYSLQIGDPASIAEITGITTVADFRRRDIAAGGQGAPLVPLFHAAQFGHAEQCRAVVNIGGISNATLLQGPKVIGGFDCGPGNTLLDAWIRRHRGLDFDADGAWSAEHTPDVALLDRLRADAYFAKSGPRSTGPELFNLAWLESYLRGSESEGAVQATLAELTAFAIVDSLQRCDETPDALFVCGGGARNTDLMRRLHTRLDELHIRLGTTDEIGLAAEWVEACAFAWLAHRALSGLPGNADIVTGAEGPRVLGAIFPA from the coding sequence ATGACATCCGAGGGCCTGTTTGTCGGGCTGATGTCCGGCACCAGCATGGACGGCATTGATGCTGCCCTCGTAGAAATTACCGACGGCCAGACTCAGTTAAAAGCTGTCTACAGTCAGCCCTATGATCCAGCCCTTCGCGCCAGGCTGGCCGCCCTCGCCAGCGGAGACTCGGAAAGCGTTGATCACCTGGCAACCCTCGATCGCGCCGTAGGACTGGCCTTTGCGCAAGCCAGTGAGAAGCTACTCCAAAAGGCCAAGCAGGCCGCCTCGGATATCACCGCGATCGGCAGCCACGGACAGACCATCAGACATCGACCCTTTGGCCCCCTTGCGGAGCGGTATTCTCTGCAAATCGGCGACCCCGCCAGCATCGCAGAGATCACCGGTATTACTACCGTGGCGGATTTTCGGCGTCGCGACATCGCCGCCGGAGGCCAGGGAGCCCCCCTGGTACCGCTTTTCCACGCCGCTCAGTTCGGTCACGCCGAGCAGTGCCGGGCGGTTGTCAACATTGGCGGCATCTCCAATGCCACCCTGCTGCAGGGTCCCAAGGTCATCGGGGGCTTTGACTGCGGACCGGGGAATACCCTTCTCGACGCCTGGATTCGCAGACACCGCGGCCTTGACTTTGATGCCGACGGCGCCTGGTCAGCGGAGCACACTCCCGACGTTGCGCTCCTTGATCGCTTGAGGGCTGATGCTTATTTTGCGAAATCCGGCCCCCGGAGCACCGGTCCCGAGCTGTTCAATCTGGCCTGGCTCGAAAGCTACCTGAGGGGCAGTGAGTCCGAGGGGGCCGTGCAGGCCACCCTCGCCGAATTGACGGCCTTCGCCATCGTCGACAGCCTTCAGCGTTGCGATGAGACGCCCGATGCACTTTTCGTCTGCGGTGGCGGTGCGCGAAACACGGATCTCATGCGCCGCCTGCATACCCGCCTGGATGAGCTTCACATTCGACTGGGGACCACCGACGAAATCGGCCTTGCTGCTGAATGGGTAGAGGCCTGCGCCTTTGCCTGGTTAGCCCATCGAGCCCTGTCGGGACTGCCGGGCAACGCCGACATAGTTACCGGCGCTGAGGGACCGCGGGTCCTGGGTGCGATTTTTCCAGCTTAG
- the erpA gene encoding iron-sulfur cluster insertion protein ErpA encodes MTVAEAFDPNAITLSDRAVNKVRELVSEEENTALKLRVFITGGGCSGFQYGFSFDEDAAEDDTTIEREGVTVLVDPMSFPYLAGSEVDYSEGLEGSRFIVNNPNASTTCGCGASFSV; translated from the coding sequence ATGACTGTTGCTGAAGCTTTTGATCCGAACGCCATCACCCTGTCTGACCGCGCGGTGAATAAAGTGCGGGAGCTCGTTAGCGAAGAAGAGAACACCGCACTTAAATTGCGCGTGTTTATCACCGGGGGCGGGTGCTCCGGGTTTCAGTACGGGTTCTCCTTCGATGAGGATGCCGCGGAAGACGACACAACGATCGAGCGCGAAGGCGTCACGGTGCTTGTAGATCCCATGAGCTTTCCCTACCTCGCGGGCTCGGAGGTTGACTACAGCGAAGGTCTCGAGGGTTCGCGCTTTATCGTGAATAATCCGAATGCGTCCACGACCTGTGGCTGCGGGGCTTCTTTTTCAGTCTGA
- the argC gene encoding N-acetyl-gamma-glutamyl-phosphate reductase, translating into MIKVGIVGGTGYTGVELLRLLLAHPRVDIALITSRAEAGRPVADLFPSLRGRIELSFSDPDDEALAACDVVFFATPHNVAMRSVPALLAAGARVIDLSADFRIRDAGLWEQWYGEPHLCPELLGEAVYGLPERHRETIRDARLLACPGCYPTAVQLGFMPLLEEGLIDTQTLIANAVSGVSGAGRQAKIDNLLSEVSDSFKAYGVSGHRHLPEIEQGLSAMAAQPVSLTFVPHLAPMIRGIHATLYGALNAAGRAADLQALYEDAYAHEPFVDVLPAGQYPQTRSVRGANTCQLALSVPQNRETVVVTVVEDNLVKGAAGQAIQCMNLMFGEDESAGIALPGLLP; encoded by the coding sequence ATGATCAAGGTCGGTATAGTGGGTGGCACGGGGTACACGGGCGTGGAGCTTCTCCGGCTGCTGCTCGCCCATCCCCGGGTGGATATAGCTCTGATTACCTCCCGCGCAGAGGCGGGGCGGCCCGTGGCGGATCTCTTTCCCAGCCTCCGGGGTCGCATCGAACTGAGTTTCAGTGATCCCGATGATGAGGCCCTGGCGGCTTGCGATGTGGTGTTTTTTGCGACCCCTCACAATGTCGCCATGCGCAGCGTACCCGCCTTGCTGGCGGCGGGTGCCCGGGTCATCGACCTCTCGGCGGATTTTCGTATTCGTGACGCCGGCCTTTGGGAGCAGTGGTATGGCGAACCCCACCTTTGTCCCGAACTCCTTGGGGAGGCTGTCTATGGCCTCCCGGAGCGACACCGTGAGACGATTCGCGATGCAAGACTCCTGGCCTGTCCCGGATGCTATCCCACCGCCGTGCAATTGGGATTCATGCCTTTACTGGAGGAGGGGTTGATAGACACGCAGACGCTCATCGCCAATGCCGTTTCCGGTGTCAGCGGTGCGGGAAGGCAGGCCAAAATCGACAACCTTCTGAGTGAGGTAAGCGACAGCTTCAAGGCCTACGGGGTGAGTGGCCACCGGCATCTGCCCGAAATAGAGCAGGGATTGTCGGCTATGGCGGCTCAGCCGGTGTCCCTGACCTTTGTTCCGCACCTCGCACCTATGATTCGCGGGATTCATGCCACCCTGTACGGCGCCTTGAATGCTGCGGGGCGTGCCGCTGACCTGCAGGCGCTCTACGAAGACGCCTATGCCCATGAGCCCTTTGTGGACGTCCTGCCCGCCGGACAGTACCCCCAGACCCGAAGCGTACGCGGCGCCAATACCTGCCAGTTGGCACTGAGCGTGCCCCAGAACCGCGAAACCGTCGTGGTGACGGTGGTGGAGGACAACCTGGTCAAGGGGGCGGCGGGCCAGGCTATTCAGTGTATGAACCTGATGTTCGGTGAGGACGAGAGCGCGGGCATTGCCTTGCCCGGCCTTTTGCCCTGA